The stretch of DNA GCATCTCCATCGCATCTTCGCCGGGCAGTAGGTGCACATCCGTCGCCCCCGCCTCGCTGGCTGCCGACAAAATCACATCGACAAGCTCTGTGACGTATTGCGGGTCCTCTTCGCCACAGCGGGGAAGTCGTTCGCGAAACTGAGTTTCAAGGTTTTGCGGCATGATTGGTCGATTTACAATGCGGAGCCGACGGACATGGGAATTCAGCAACAGGTGACGGCGACCCGCTCAGAAGTCTGTCCCTACCCTCTCTAGATGCTGAATTCTGGCGGATTTGTCTGAAAAATGCACCCAAATCCGGTGGAAACCGACAGGAAAACCGCAGCGGGCGATGGGGCTTGTTTCACAGATAGCGGCGGCTCCTCTTTGTCGAATGCCCGTCGATTGGGGGTGATTTTGGCTGAAAATAGCGGCCCGCTTTGGTACAGTGAATCTTGCCATTCTTGCGTTCGCTTGCAGTGGGACGCGGATGAGTCGAACTGGGTGTGCGATCTCCCGCCCGGTTGATTCCTAGAAATTGTAGTGACCGGATCAAGAAAACTTTATTCCTGACTTGCCTGGAAGGGCTGTTGAATGCATTCGTATCGCTTGGTTGTTGGCCTGATGGCCGTAGCTGGATTTGCTTTGGGAGGCGTCTTCATCACCGGATGTGCTCAGGCGGAAGATAATCCCCCGAAACCCCCTAAGAAAAGTTTCGTACCGCTATACAACGGCAAAGACTTGTCCGGGTGGGAAGTGCTGGACGGAAACATCGAGGCCTGGAAGGCCGATGGCGAATTGCTGAGTTGCGTTGGTGAGGGCGGCGGATGGCTTCGCACCGAAGAAATGTACAGCGACTATGTTTTGAAGCTCGAGTTTCGCGTTCCGCCCAACGGCAATAGTGGGGTCGGCCTGCGGTTTCCTGATGAGGGGAATCCTGCCTTTGCCGGGATGGAAATTCAAATTCTCGATGACGAGGGCGACGAGTACACGGAACTCAAAGATTCGCAGTACAGCGGTAGTATCTACTCCGAAGTCGCCGCCAAACGGGGCGCTCTCAAACCGCCCGGTGAATTCAACAGCTACGAGATCACCTGCAAAGGACCGTTTATCAAAGTGGTGCTCAACGGAAAAACGATCACCGAAGCGAACATCGATGAATACGACAAAGCGTCGGGCGACTACAAGCCGCTCCGCGATCGGCCGCGGATTGGTTATATCGGCTTGCAAAATCACGGCTCGCGGGTCGATTTTCGCAACATCGAAATCAAGGATTTGACGAATTCGATTACCGATCCCGATACGAAAGTGGAAATGGCGTATGTCGACATTGTCGAAGGCGAAGGGGATGCGGTCGGAGAGGGAGATGCTCCCACGATTCATTGCACCGGACGCTTGCTCAATGGCGAAAAGTTTTACAGCAGCCACGACGGTGCAGGACAACCGTTGGCGTTGCCTTTGACTGGTTATATCCCCGGTTGGCAATTGGGCATTCCGGGAATGAAGGCGGGCGGACGACGCAAGTTGATCATTCCCTATCAATTGGCGTACGGATTGCGAGGATTTCCGCCGTCGATTCCTCCCAAGGCCATGTTGGTCTTCGATGTAGAGGTCGTCAAAGTCAAATAATTTCGAGCGGCCCAAGAATTCCGATGGCACAGCCGGCGGCCGAGTCTGTTTTCCTTAAGATGAGAATGTAGTCATGAGTGTTTCCAACGAAAATGCCCCGGAAGTCAATGTTGACGTTCCCTGTCCGAGCTGCGGAGAAATGTCCCGCAAGGGTTCGGTCCGTTGCCGAGAGTGCGGCGCGTTTTTAGACCCGAATACCGAGCGATTAGCCCAAGAGGGTATGGGTAAAGAAGACGTCAATTTGGCCGATTTTGATTTGGCGGATGAGGTGGAGGAAGGGGACGACTTTGAAGTCGCTCCCGGCGTCACAACCTTCGAAGCGACCGAAAGCACATTCGACCTCCGCAGTAATTCCCCCAGCAGCACCGTGGACGAAGATTATTCGCTCACCGATGATCCGTTGGCCGAAGAAGGAGAGGTAGGGGCTGAGGCTGCGGCAGGACCTGCTGGAGATTCTGGAGATGCAGGGGAGAGTGCAGAAGGGACCGATGCAAAAGCCGATCCACTCCCGCCTGGGGGATCGTCGGGAGATGCCTTACTAGATGGCGCGATGGTCGAAGAGTTGGAGGCCTTACGTCGCAGCATGGGCCGCGTGGTCAAAGTGAACGAATTGGTTCCAGGGCAGGGGGTGGTCGTCTATTGCCCCAGTGGGCACCGAATTCATGTTGCCGACAAGTTTCGCGGACGAACCGGTCGTTGCCCGCAATGCCGCGCACCGTTTCTGGTTCCCGGAACCCCTCCCGCCGGTGCACTGGACGACACCGAAGATGATGACGGTTACGAGCTCCTGGAGGATTCGGCAGAACGGATTATTTTCGAAAGCGATAAATACGGTCGCTTCACAACATGGATGCCCAATGTCCGTCTGCACCGCGTGAATATTTCGAAGTTGCGACTCAAGGCGGGCAGCTTGGCCGACGAATCAGAACTCGTCGACATCGGGTTCTCGGACGACGCAATGCTGTTGGTGACTGTCTTTAAAGGCAAGGGGGGTATGACCAACAAGGCCGCCCTGCGCAAAAAACCGGCAATCCGCGAGAAGGTCCGTGATGCTTTGGTCGAGGCGGCCAAGCGACCCGATCCGGGCGAACTCCCCGCACCGTATTCGCAATATATCAGTAAGGGAGACTTCGAAAAAATTTGGATCGCCCAGCCGGCACTTCCGCTGGGGGAATCGCTATTCGCCGATCTGAATCTGTTCGGCGACGGCGTGATTGGCATCCGTCTGCCGGGCGTCGAAGGGAGCGACGAACGGCTGTACATCACCCCCACACTTTCACAGTACCGCCGCTTGGTTCTGATCTTGGCCGAGAAATTCCAAGTGGTGCTTGCATCCGAACCACACGGTATCCCGTTGATGGACCAATCCGTTGACAAAAATTGCACTGTGAACGGCAAGGATTTGAAGATCCTGCAGCACGTCGAGTTTTATAAAACCGATCCCAATATCGAATTGGAACTGATCGGTCGAGAATGCGTCGCCTGCGGCATCGTGATCAGTGAGTCAGCACGCCGCATGGAGAAACTGGGTGGCAAAACCGGTTCGGGAATTGCCAAGGTCAAGTGTCCCGCGTGTGAACAAAAACTGGGCGACAAACCGGTCTACCGTATTAAACCGGCCGATCCAACCGGCCTCGAAGCTGAAGAGCCCGAGTCCTAATCGAGACTGAACGATTTCAGCAACAAACACTCGCGGTCGCCATTCCGGCAACCGCGATTTTTTTTATGCTATGAAACCCGCGATTGACACCTCAGACTATAAGTCTTACACTCGCCTCAGACTTGATGTCTGACAAACGGTCTGACTCATGGAGGAAACCAACCGATGCCTATCCAGCGACGCCATGTCGCCGATGCTGAACTCGCCGTGCTGGAAGTCCTCTGGGACCATAGCCCGCGGACAATTCGTCAATTGACCGATATTCTCTACCCCGGCGGAACCACGTCCGAATACGCCACCGTGCAAAAATTGTTGCAGCGGTTGGAAGACAAAGGCTGCGTCAGTCGCGATCGCAGCCAATCCGCCCACCAATTCTCACCCAGCATTGCTCGCGACGATCTGATCGGCGAACAACTGGAGCAGGTCGCGCAAAAACTGTGCGACGGATCTTTGACGCCGCTGCTGATGCACCTCACCAGCAACGTGCGGCTGAAAAAACGCGAACGCGAGTTGCTCAAAAAAATGATTGACGAAGCCAAGTAGCACGATCCGCAAGCGCCTTTGATGGATGGAGACAACCCATGCTGCAAACCTTGTTCGAAATCGTGCTCGCCAACGCCGTTTTGGCGACTGTGCTGGCAATCGGCGTCGCCTTGTTCGCGCGGCTGTGCCGTCGTCCGGCGATTGCGCATGGGCTGTGGTTGTTGGTGTTTTTGAAATTGATCACGCCGCCGCTTGTGACGGTACCCCTCGAAATCCTACCGGCTCCTCCGGTCATCAGTACCTCTTCGGCTGTTATCCACGCGCCGGTGGAAACCACGGTCGCCGTGCAAGAAGCGCCTATTCCCACGGCAATCGTTGCAACAAACGCTGCACCACAACTTACCGCAGCCCCGCAGCCAGCAGGTTTTCCATGGCGCAATTATCTGGTCGAGGGAATTGTCGGCCTCTGGATCGCCGGGGCGTGCGGCTGGTTGTTGTTATTGGGCATACGGGCCTGGCGCTTCCATCGGATGGCTCGCCGGACCGCGCTCGCGCCAGCGGCATTGCAACAACAAGTACGTCGGTTATCAACTGCGTTCGGCGTGCAGGCGGTGCCGGAGGTCCGCATGATTCACGCGCAGGTCTCGCCGCTGTTATGGCGGATCGGTGGTCGTCCGGTGATCCTTTTGCCGGCTGAACTACTCACACAATTAACGCCCGCCCAGATCGACGGTATTCTCGCGCACGAACTGGCTCACTTACAGCGCCGCGATCATTGGACACGGCGGTTGGTGCTCTGTGTGACCGCTCTGTATTGGTGGCATCCGGTGCTCTGGTGGAGCCGGCGGGGCTTGGAGCAAGCGGCGGAGCAATGTTGCGACGCCGCCGTGGTCGCCCGCTTTCCCGACCACAGCCGCGACTATGCCGCGGCGCTATTACAAACGATCGACTTTCTAACAGGCGCTCGCCCACGGTTGCCAGCGTCGGCAACCACATTCGGGCAAGGCCGTTCACTGAAACGGAGATTTGCAATGATTCTGGACAAAGGAGTGTCCCCACGGTTGTCGTGGAAAATGCGCGGCGTGTTGGCTGCCGTTGGTTTGACGGTGTTGGTGGTTTCGCCGTGGGTGGTGGCGGAGGAGAAGGCGACGCTGGAAAAACCGCACCCTGAACCAAGAGCCGCTGTCGGTGCTTCGGAAGCGGAATTTGAACGAATTTACGCAGGTGGGAACGATGTAAAAACGGATTCTAAAACATTAAATCAATCCGTCTACATGGTTGCCTGTCGCATGTTGGTCCAAGATGAATCCGGCAGGGAGCATGTGATCTTTTCACCGCGGATTATTCTCGCCGAGAATCAAGAAGGGACGATCGCGGTCGGCCCCATCCCTGGACGCACTCCTAAGTCCGATCCCGAAATCTCGCAACTAATCACAATGGGCCGCGCCATGCGGCACGTGAAGGTGCAACAACTCGATGGCGATTTTGTTGCGTTCTTCGCCCGCATCGACGACAAACCCGAAATGAACAAGGGGCTCCTTCCTGATGATGACGGAGTGGTCACACGGGAATTCACGCATGTCTATACCAAGTCACTCAATGTTGTTGAGAAGGTCCGACTCGGCAAGACGTTTTCTGTTCCGTTTTACGATACGGACGACGACAAAAAATCAAAACGCTGTCTCGAATTCACCGTCACACGCATCGAAAAAGCGAAACCCAAATCGCCCGAACCCTCCGTATGGGGTTTCACGATACCGGACGATGCCTCACCGCTCGGACAGGAAATCCGCTCTGCTCTCAGCGTAGTGCTCAAAAAGAAAAAGAGCGTTCCCGCATTCATGGCAACGACAGCCATCAAAAACCTGCGAGTCACCGTCGAACAGGTCGTTGACGAACTGGGTGACGCTAAAAACTATCCATTGGTCGGCCCGGCGCGACTGCGTAAACAGCAAATCGAGTGTACGGCATTTTTCGACATCGAACGGCAATCAAACTGGCCGGTGCCTTTTACGAACGTTGAGAACTGCAAGGAAGTTTTCTATCTCAACTGGGATCAATTGTTTCGGGTTATTGAAAATCCGAGCGACAAAAATTCGCCCGCGAAATCCATCGGCGATGAAACGTCAAGCACAGATGCTGACGCCGGAACGAAAACGCCTGACTCAACAATTCTTCGAGGGGCAGGTGTGGTGAGCGACTCGGGTCTCGTCGGTGAGGTCATTTTCGATGAGCGAGTAAAGACGCCGTAGGCTTTTTTCCGCATCAAAATTTTGCCGGCCCGTGCCCCGAATTGGGGTTGCGGGCTGTTTTTCGTGGCATATGATTTGGATCGCGCTCCGCAACAGATTCGGGCTGGAAACCGCACCGCGTGGACCAGTCACTTTTGGTCAACAGCCGGTCTTTCAAGTGGGGGACTGCAACATCTCAAACCCAATTGCCAGTTTCGTTTCAGGCCGGTCGCGGCTTTCGGGTAATTTGGCCGGATCGGCTGATATTCGCCGGTTGGTGAAGCTAATCCCGTTGTGCCCGGCTTGTGATTTGGAGAATTTCATCAAGGCTTTGACAATTAAAGAGTTGCGCCACTGCCAATCACCGTAACTGGGTCACGATTTTCTTGACGATCGCCATCCAGCAGGTAGACTTCCCTCAGACGAGAGAACGTCTCAACGGCTTCGCGGAGGCGAAAACACGGACGGGCCATCTGCAGCGTCGAATCCTTGGATTTGACACCAAGAATTATCACTATTTCATTTGTCCCAGCCGCATAATACGTCGCTACCGCAGGAGTCGTTGGTGCCCCGCCAGTCTTCCGAAGAATTCAAAGAACTTGTCCGTTCCCGCACGGACATCGTCAGCCTGATCGGTGAAGGCGTTTCGCTTGAGTCGCGTCGCGGCGGGCATGAGTTCGTGGGGTTGTGTCCGTTTCATGACGATCGTAATCCTTCGCTGCGCGTCTATCCGGAGCGGCAATCGTTTAAGTGTTGGTCCTGTAATACAGGCGGCGATTGCTTTGAATTTGTGATGCAAAGCGAACGGGTCGAATTTCGCGAAGCCATTGAGCTGTTGGCCACCCGGGCCAATATCGAAATGCCTCGCACACATCAACGCGGCAGCCAGAGTCAAGACGGAACCAGCAAGAGTCAATTGTTTGAAGTGGTTGCTTGGGCTGAGCAACAATTTCATGAATGTCTGTTGAATAGCCCACAGGCGGCGACAGCGCGTGATTATTTGAATTCGCGCGGTTTCACTGCCGATGTCATCGCCGCTTATCGCTTGGGTTATCATCCCAACGATTGGGAATGGTTGATTCAGCGAGCACGGGGCAAGTTTGGCTTAGATGTTTTGACGGCTGCCAAGCTGGCCGCCCAACGGGATGGCGGACGCGGTTATTATGATTATTTCGTAGATCGGGTGATGTTTCCGATTCGCGACATGCAACGTCGCCCTGTTGCATTTGGAGGACGTATCCTTCCGGGAGAGACGCGTGAAAACGCTCCAAAATATTTTAATAGTTTAGAGAGCATTATCTTCACTAAAAGCCGTCTGCTCTACGGTTTCGATCATGCTCGCGACGCGATTCGCAAGACCGACACGGTGGTTGTCGTGGAAGGGTACACGGATTGCATTACGACACATCAGCACGGCCAGATGAACGTTGTCGGCACATTGGGAACGGCCCTGACCGAAACACACGTGACCAACCTAAAGCGTTTTGCCCGCAAAGTGGTCTTGGTCTACGACGGTGACGATGCCGGCCAAAACGCGGCGGAACGGGCTTTGACGAAGTTTTTGGCCCAAGAGGTGGATCTGAGAATCATGACATTGCCCGCCGGCATGGATCCGGCGGACTTTTTGGCCACCCACGGAGCGGCCGCTTTTGCGAAAGACATCGAACAAGCCCCGGAGGCTTGGCAGCATAAATTCAGAAGAGCAGTGGCTCGTTATGGCGTAGACTCAATTGATGCCAAGGATCGCGTGTTAGACGAAATGCTGGAGGTCCTGGCAACGGTGCCGCACACCGGTGGTGCGGATGCGGGAAAATGGCGGAATCGTGAGGATTTGATTTTAGGGTCGCTGGTCCAACGGTTGGGGCTGAAGGAACATGCGGTCAGACAACGTCTGAGCGATATTCGCCGACGGGCCGCTGACCGGCAACGAAACCACGACGGTCCGGAGGCCATGCAGCACGACGGACCAGCATATGATTCTGTTTCACTGCCGCGGAAATCACTCTCCCGCCGTGACGTATACTTGGAACAAGAATTATTGCAGATTGTCTTGGCCCACCCTGCTGTGGTCGGACGCTTACGGGAAGACTTTGCTTGCGAGGAATTACAGGACCCGCAATTACGAAAACTTTTGGCCTGTTGTTATGGACTTATGGATGCGGGAGAGGAATTGACCTTTCTCCGTGTGATGGCTGAGTTGGAGGACTCCGCCTTGAAAGGAATCGCTGTCTCATTGGATGAGGAAGCCCGCCGAAAAGGAATCGGCGCGGATCTGCTGGAACAAACTTTGGCCTGCCTGCGCGAGCGTCACACGACCGACGCGGTGGAGATGTCCGGCCAAATACGCGAGCAGGTCCAACAGTCGGGTGGCGGACTAAATGATGAAACAGCGGCGATGTTACGCCGGCTTTCTGAATACAACAAGAAACGCGCAGTCAAGAACAAGTTGGCTTGAATATCGCGGAGGACTCTCTGTGCACAGACTCGACGAAAACCTAAAAGTTTTAGTGGAACAAGGGAAGCAGCAAGGTTATTTGACCTTCTCACAGGTCAATGACTACCTTCCCGATGAAGCCGTGAATCCCGAAAAGCTCGACAACTTGTTGATGTCTTTAGAGGAGATCGGGCTGGACATCGTCAACGACGAGCAACCGGCGGTTGCCAATCCGAAGAAGAAACGCGCCCGGGCCACGCGAAGCAAAAAATCGGATGAAGAACAATCGCGGCGGATTGACGATCCGGTACGGATGTATCTGACGCAAATGGGCGAAATCCCGCTGCTCACGCGGCCTGAGGAAATCGCGCTGGCCAAAAAAATTGAGGTCACCCGTCGTCGTTTTCGCCGGCAATTGCTGGAAAGCGATTACGCACTGAAAACCTCGCTCGACATTTTGACCAAGGTCCACCAAGGGCAATTGCCTTTTGACCGGACCATCAAAGTCTCGGTCACCGAAGGTTTGGAAAAGACGCAGATTCTCGGTCGCATGCCGTACAATCTTGCGACGCTTGAGGAATTGCGGCGGAAAACCATCGAGGATTTTGCGATTGCCACCGATGAATCGGCGACGCAGAAAGTTCGCCGTGATGCTGAAGAACGGCTGAAGGTCCGGCGGCGCAAAATGGCGACGCTGATCGAAGAGTTGAGTTTGCGGACGCAGCGGTTGCAACCGTCGCTGAAACGGCTGGAACAAATCTGCCGACGGATGATCGACATCGAAAAGCAGATTTACAGCATCCGCAACCTCAAGACGGCCAAAGACGAACGGGCCAACCTGCAGAAAGAGTTGCAGGATCTGATGAACATGACATTGGAGACGCCCAAAAGTCTGCGGAAGCGGATGCGGAACATTCAAGAGCGGTTCGCCGCTTACGAATTGGCCATGAGGCAGTTGTCGGGCGGGAACTTGCGGTTGGTGGTTTCGATTGCCAAGAAATACCGCAACCGTGGCTTGAGCTTTTTGGATTTGATCCAAGAAGGAAATACCGGCTTGATGCGGGCGGTCGATAAATACGAGTATCGCCGCGGCTACAAGTTTTCGACGTACGCCACTTGGTGGATTCGCCAGGCGATCACCCGCGCCATTGCCGATCAAGCCCGTACGATTCGGATTCCGGTGCATATGATCGAGACGATGTCCAAGCTCCGTAAAGTCAGCAAAACGTTGCTGCAGGAGAACGGCCGCGAACCGACGATTGAGGAAACGGCCGAAGCAGCTGAAATCAGCCTGGAAGAAACGCGTCGCGTGCTGAAAATCTCGCGGCACCCGATCAGTCTGGATCGTCCGGTTGGGGAGAGTGAAGATAGCTATTTCGGCGATTTCATCGAGGACGACGCTGTTGATAATCCAGTCAACGCTGCAACGCAGGAAATGTTGAAAGACAAGATCGACTATGTGCTGCGGACATTGACCTATCGCGAGCGGGAAATCATCAAGCTGCGATACGGCTTAGGAGACGGGTACACCTATACGTTGGAAGAGGTGGGCCGGATCTTCAAGGTCACCCGCGAGCGGGTTCGACAAATCGAAGCCAAGGCGGTTCGCAAACTGCAACATCCGGTGCGTAGTAAACAGTTGAAAGGCTTTTTAGACAGCCTGGCGACGGGAGTCGCTGGGGAATAAACGGTTCAGGGCCGGTCAATTTTGACCGGCCTTTTTTTGTGACGTGCTGAACAGGACCAGTTCCGCTATTATGTGGGGGAAGTCGTTTCCCGGAGAACCCTGGGCTCCTGTGGGGCAAAATTCCTGTGGGGCAAACCTGCACCGGGGCAAAAACGATCGACCCGTTTTGCAACAACTTGTTGTGCATTAGCCATCCGTGATTTTTAGCTTCTCATACAAGCATCACTCATGGCTGAAAATTCAATCCCAGCCGCGACGTTCAACGTCGGAGACCGATTACGATGGCAGCGACCACCCATAGTTTGAGCGAGTTACACCAATTGCATTTGAAGTTGGAGAACGCACAAAGCCAGTTGGATCGGGGGCCCAAGCAGATCCAGGCCCGCCAACGGTTCGTGGAGACAAAAAAAGAAGAAGCTGCGGAGGTGCATGCGAAGTTTCAGAAACTGAAAATGGACGCGGACTCCCGCAGTTTACAACTGAAGACCAACGAAGCCCGCATTGAAAGCTTGCGCGGCAAACTCAACGCGGCGGCTTCCAACAAAGAATTCAACATCATCAAGGAACAAATCGAAGCGGATGAAGTTGCCAACAGCGTGTTGGAAGACGAAATCCTGGAAGCCTTGGAGAAAGTCGATTCCACTTCAACCGAAGTGGGGCAAGCCGAACAGGCGGTCAAGGACGCCGAAGCGGAAACCGCCCGGATTAGCCAGCAAGTCACCGAATCCAAAGCAGGGTTAGAAGCGGAATGCGAACGACTTCAAGCTGCCATCAAAGTTGCTGAAACCAGTATTCCCCCGAAAGTGGGAGAACAATATCGCCGCTTGGTGCAGGCGCACGGCGCCAGTGCGATGGCGGCCGTCACCGATTCGGTCTGCAGCAATTGCTTTGTCGGGATCACGGCCCAAATGTTGGTCCAGCTCAATACCCACCAGGTGATCTTTTGCAAAACCTGCGGCCGGATGCTGTACATCGACGATTCGGCATGATTTTTCTCGCGGATTCTCACAGCATCGCCACATAGGGTGGGTTGGGGGGACGGGGAATCGGAGTGGCCGCCGCGGTGAAAATCGCCTTCCGAAGGATCCGCAATCAGCATAGAATGGCTGTCTAGGAGGGTTTTGTGTCGTTGACTCCCCTCGTCGTGCCGCTTCTATCTCAATAGGCTGGTTATGCTGATCGAATCCATACGCCGCTGCTCGCGTGGGGCGATGATATGCCTTTTGGCTGTCGCTGTTGAAGCAGTCCTCATCGAAGGTGCTGCCGTTGCGGATCGGCCCGGTCAAGCGGAGCGTCGTCGGCAAGTCCAACTGAATAAGTATGAGGCGCTGCAGGCGAAGTTCGCAAAGTCGTTGGAAGAGGTCGCTGCCCAATGTGACCAAAACGGCTTTCCCAAGCAGGCAGCAGCAATCCGCGAATTAGGGGTTCCGCTGCCGGTGGACGATCTTCGCACACTCGAGTTGCCGGATAAAATTCAGCCCGATATTGCCAACGATCTCTCGCCGGCCGAACGGCGCTGGCGCGTCGAATTGCGGCATCTCCAGCAGGAGCAGGCGATCCAGTTGTATCAGCTTGCCCAGCGCGTGATAGAAATCGGTGAAGTCCGTTTTGCCTATCAGTTGATTCAAGAGGCGGTGCGGCAGGACCCCGATAACAAATCGGTCCGCAGTTTTTTGGGCTATGAACGGAGCGGCGATGAATGGACCACCCCGTTTCTGGCTCGCATGCGGCAGAAACATTATGTCAACACCGAAAAGTTTGGCTGGTTACCTCGTGATCACGTCAAGCGTTACGAAAAAGGTGATCGGTATTTCCGGTCGGGCCGCGGCAGCGTCGGACGCTGGGTGAGCGCCGCCCAGGAAGCGGAATTGCGCCGCAGTTTCAAAAACGCTTGGGAGGTGGAGTCTGAGCATTATCTCATCAAGACCAACCACAGCCTGGAGCGGGGCGTCGAGTTGAGTCGTCAGCTTGAGCAGTTCTATCGCGTCTTTTTCCAGACATTTTCCGGTTTTCTCACCACTCAGGATCAGCGGTCGAGCTTGGCCAAGGGGCGGCGACGCTCCACGAAAAATCAGTTTGAAATCCATTATTTCAGCAACAAAGAGGATTATGTCGAGGCGCTGCGGCCCCGCGTTCCGGAGATCAGCATCACGACCGGTTTGTATTTGACCGACACAGGCATCGCCTATTTCTACCATCAACCCGAAATGGATGAGGATCCCGAGGGCCCTGCCACGCGTACGATTTTTCACGAAGCGACGCATCAGCTCTTTGCCGAAACCCGCAAGACACGCCGCAAGTCGTTGATGGTCGGCGAGCATGCCCACTTTTGGATCATCGAGGGGATCGCCTGTTACATGGAGTCCTTCGCCAAGAAGGGGGATCGCTACGAGTTGGGTGACCCGATGTATCAACGCTTTCGTGCTGCTCGGTATCGCTATCTTGAGGATGACTACTACATTCCCTTGGGAAGATTCGCCTCGCAGGGCGCGAATGAAATCCAACACTCCATCGAGATTCGCAAACTCTACAGCCAAGCCTCTGGGTTGACGCATTTCTTCATGCACTACAAAGATGGCAAATATCGCGACGCGCTGATTGAGCATCTTTCACAGCTGTATAGCACCAACCTCCGGGTCCGGGAACGACCCGCCACACTGCCGCAACTCATCGGCACGGATTACAAAACGTTGGACGAACAGTACGGCGAATACATGCGGGCCGAGCAAGAGAGACTCACCGCACAAGCCAACAAATAATCCGTCCCGCGTACGACTTGAAATCATGAACTCCCCCGACTACCGCGGCATTCTCAACATCAATAAGCCGGCCGATATTACGTCCCGTCGTGTCGTCGACGTCGTGCAACGAATCGTTCGTCCCGCGAAGGTGGGACACGGAGGCACGCTTGATCCCCTGGCGACTGGCGTGGTGGTCGTCTGTATCGGGGCAGCGACGCGGCTCATTTCGTACGTCCAGCAAGGCCGCAAGGAATACCGGGCGCAGTTTCGCTTAGGCCTTCGCAGCAATACCGACGACATCACCGGTGAGGTCGAGACAGTGGAAGACTCCACGCAGCCGACTGCAGCGGCGGTTGCCCAAGCTCTGCAAAATTATGTGGGCGAAATCAATCAGGTTCCGCCGCAATTCTCAGCTGTGCATATCGACGGCCGACGCGCCTATAAAATGGCCCGCGCCGGAAAAACCCTCGACATCCCCGCCCGCCCGGTCCAGGTGTATCGCATTGATATTCTCAACTACACCTTCCCTGAATTGGAGGTCGAGATTGAGTGCGGCTCGGGAACTTATATCCGTTCTATTGGCCGCGACATGGGAGAGGAACTCGGTTGCGGCGCCGTGATGACCCAGTTGGAACGCACGCGTGTGGGGGACTATCGTCTCGACTCTGCTGTCGAACTGGATTCGCTGTCCCGTGAGTCGCTTTCCGCTGCGCTGTTGCCACCACTGTCGGCAGTGGCGCACTTGCCCCTCTATGCATGTTCTGAGGCCGACATGGAGAACATCCAGCACGGCCGCGCGATTCACGTTGCTCAGCCGATGTCCGATGATTCCGCCGCGACGGTGGCGATCACCGCTCCCGACGGCCGGCTGGCTGCGATTGCGACGTACAAAGACGAGATGCTGGCTCCCAAAAATGTTTTTAAGTGAAAGTCGCGGCAACTCTTTTGGTCGCTGTTCACGAATTTGCGCGATTGAAAATTGAATTTCTCCGCCGTTTCCTCCATCCTGTCGGTGAAACTTATTACCCAATCGACTGGGGCGAATCGGCATGGATTCAACGTTCAGCTTTCTTGGG from Symmachiella dynata encodes:
- the rpoD gene encoding RNA polymerase sigma factor RpoD, which gives rise to MHRLDENLKVLVEQGKQQGYLTFSQVNDYLPDEAVNPEKLDNLLMSLEEIGLDIVNDEQPAVANPKKKRARATRSKKSDEEQSRRIDDPVRMYLTQMGEIPLLTRPEEIALAKKIEVTRRRFRRQLLESDYALKTSLDILTKVHQGQLPFDRTIKVSVTEGLEKTQILGRMPYNLATLEELRRKTIEDFAIATDESATQKVRRDAEERLKVRRRKMATLIEELSLRTQRLQPSLKRLEQICRRMIDIEKQIYSIRNLKTAKDERANLQKELQDLMNMTLETPKSLRKRMRNIQERFAAYELAMRQLSGGNLRLVVSIAKKYRNRGLSFLDLIQEGNTGLMRAVDKYEYRRGYKFSTYATWWIRQAITRAIADQARTIRIPVHMIETMSKLRKVSKTLLQENGREPTIEETAEAAEISLEETRRVLKISRHPISLDRPVGESEDSYFGDFIEDDAVDNPVNAATQEMLKDKIDYVLRTLTYREREIIKLRYGLGDGYTYTLEEVGRIFKVTRERVRQIEAKAVRKLQHPVRSKQLKGFLDSLATGVAGE
- the truB gene encoding tRNA pseudouridine(55) synthase TruB is translated as MNSPDYRGILNINKPADITSRRVVDVVQRIVRPAKVGHGGTLDPLATGVVVVCIGAATRLISYVQQGRKEYRAQFRLGLRSNTDDITGEVETVEDSTQPTAAAVAQALQNYVGEINQVPPQFSAVHIDGRRAYKMARAGKTLDIPARPVQVYRIDILNYTFPELEVEIECGSGTYIRSIGRDMGEELGCGAVMTQLERTRVGDYRLDSAVELDSLSRESLSAALLPPLSAVAHLPLYACSEADMENIQHGRAIHVAQPMSDDSAATVAITAPDGRLAAIATYKDEMLAPKNVFK
- a CDS encoding zinc ribbon domain-containing protein, with product MAATTHSLSELHQLHLKLENAQSQLDRGPKQIQARQRFVETKKEEAAEVHAKFQKLKMDADSRSLQLKTNEARIESLRGKLNAAASNKEFNIIKEQIEADEVANSVLEDEILEALEKVDSTSTEVGQAEQAVKDAEAETARISQQVTESKAGLEAECERLQAAIKVAETSIPPKVGEQYRRLVQAHGASAMAAVTDSVCSNCFVGITAQMLVQLNTHQVIFCKTCGRMLYIDDSA